One genomic window of Deltaproteobacteria bacterium CG11_big_fil_rev_8_21_14_0_20_42_23 includes the following:
- a CDS encoding EVE domain-containing protein — MKYWLMKSEPSTYSIDDLKRDKKTAWEGVRNYQARNFMRDHMKRGDHVLFYHSNATPPALVGLATVCKESYPDPSQFDPRNKYFDQKATPEKPIWYLVDICFEEKFETPLSLEQIKNIRGLEKMLVVQKGSRLSVQPVEKKHFEHIVTMLSKHKGK, encoded by the coding sequence TTGAAGTACTGGCTGATGAAAAGTGAACCAAGCACCTATTCCATCGACGATCTGAAGCGGGACAAAAAGACGGCATGGGAAGGCGTGCGCAATTATCAAGCGCGGAACTTTATGCGCGATCATATGAAGCGTGGCGATCACGTGCTTTTTTATCATTCCAACGCAACGCCACCAGCTCTTGTTGGTCTGGCAACGGTCTGCAAAGAGTCATATCCCGATCCTTCGCAGTTTGATCCTCGAAATAAATATTTTGACCAAAAGGCAACACCAGAAAAACCCATTTGGTATTTAGTTGATATTTGCTTCGAAGAAAAATTTGAAACACCACTTTCGTTGGAACAAATAAAAAACATTCGTGGCCTCGAAAAAATGTTGGTCGTCCAAAAAGGTTCGCGCTTATCAGTTCAGCCTGTTGAAAAAAAACATTTCGAACACATTGTAACAATGCTCTCAAAGCACAAAGGAAAATAA